One genomic segment of Mangifera indica cultivar Alphonso chromosome 6, CATAS_Mindica_2.1, whole genome shotgun sequence includes these proteins:
- the LOC123218495 gene encoding ribonuclease H2 subunit C-like, which produces MMEEDREDSSLGFINLTPNNGDESLVVTLSGQVHQLPCCIKYDGPCPVSHYFKPKPTGIEVDGLKVEEAHFRGRKLQGVTISLPDGYSGFVLGKKNSAKRKISDTSGENLTCWETKAKFDKLTYWNHDTCPTKDDAFLRSFHWFSVAEALHRPVTAEDLVSSSITLKKS; this is translated from the exons ATGATGGAAGAAGACAGAGAGGATTCCTCGTTAGGGTTTATAAATCTAACCCCTAACAATGGCGACGAAAGCTTGGTGGTCACCCTGAGCGGTCAAGTTCACCAACTCCCTTGCTGCATCAAATACGACGGTCCCTGCCCGGTTTCTCACTACTTCAAACCCAAACCCACCG ggaTCGAAGTTGATGGATTGAAAGTTGAAGAAGCTCATTTTAGAGGAAGAAAGCTACAGGGTGTAACAATTTCACTTCCAGATGGCTACTCTG GCTTTGTTCTAGGCAAGAAAAATTCTGCTAAGAGAAAAATTTCTGACACATCTGGAGAGAACTTGACCTGTTGGGAGACGAAGGCAAAGTTTGATAAACTAACATATTGGAATCATGACACATGTCCTACAAAAGATGATGCTTTCTTGCGTTCTTTTCATTGGTTCAGTGTTGCAGAAGCA CTCCACAGGCCGGTGACAGCTGAAGATCTGGTTTCTTCATCAATTACTCTGAAAAAAAGCTGA